One genomic segment of Impatiens glandulifera chromosome 6, dImpGla2.1, whole genome shotgun sequence includes these proteins:
- the LOC124942781 gene encoding nuclear pore complex protein NUP205 isoform X2: MVSPKQLLSTIESSLLSSTTPTPSQRVELFHAIRQSFPSLKSLLSYPPPRSSDRAEVQSKEVRLPDSSPISLDDQDVQIVLKLSDDLHLNEIDCVRLLLAANQEWGLLGRDAVEILRLAAGLWYSERRDIITALYTLLRAVVLDQGLEADLLADIQKYLEDLICSGLRQRLVSLLKELNREEPAGLGGPQSDHYVLDSRGALVERVGVVCRERLILSHCLVLSVLVVRPSPKDIKDVFSYLRDSATGLDGTNDTLKHQITYSLLFSLVITFISDALAVASDQVSVLSQDASFRLEFQEIVMVPNNDPVVEGFVNCVRFAWAVHLMLIQNGTERGDVVSNASMGDTRNIFSCLEVVFGSNVFHFVLDKILKTAAYQNDNEDIIYMYNAYMHKLITCFLSNPVAMDKVKDAKEKAMTALNPYRMTGSQEYLLESGMHVQDAAERPQPFISMLEFVSEIYQREPELLSGNDSLWTFVNFAGEDHSNFQTLVAFLRMLSTLASNEEGALKVFNLLQGRTFRSIGWSTLFDCLSIYEEKFKQAFQTAGAALPEMQEGDAKALVAYLDVLKKVVENGNPAERKNWFSDIEPLFKLLGFENVPPYLKGALRNAISTFVRVSPSLRDNIWSYLEQYDLPVVVGPNIGSSGQSMTTQVYDMQFELNEIEARKEQYPSTISFVNLLNTLIAEERDVSDRGQRFIGIFLFIYDHVFGPFQQRAYADLSEKWELVIACLQHFRMMLNMYDIEEDDIDTIIDQSQTIAQPSPHQMQLPTIELLKDFMSGKTVFRNIMSIILPGVYSVISERTNQMYGPLQEKAVLLSLEIIILVFEKDLIVSDCWRPLYQSLDVILSHDPNQILALLEYVRYEFHPQIQQCSIKIMSILSSRIVGLVQLLVKSNAASLLIEDYAACLELRSEESQIIENSSDDPGVLILQLLIDNIGRPAPNITHLLLKFDLDIPVERTILQPKFHYSCLKVVLDILEKLSKPEINALLHEFGLHLLYELCTDPFTSGPTLDLLSSKKYHFFVKHLDTLGTAPLPKRSGNQALRISSLHQRAWLLKLLVIDLHAGDMSISCHREACQTILGHAFGHEPILDGNGFDTSKSLVLPIGPDSNVTRTISKSKVLELLEVIQFRCPDTAKYSQMVSNMKYCSMAEDILTNPATSGKGGIYYHSERGDRLIDLAAFRDKLWQKLNSANPTSGSGLELNEVRDAIQQLLRWGWKYNKNLEEQAAQLHMLTGWSQIIEISASRKISLLENRSEIFFQLLDSSLTASASPDCSLKMAAVLTQVALTCMAKLRDERFLYPGGLNSNTITPLDIILTKQLSNGACNSILLKLIMAILRHETSEAIRRRQYALLLSFLQYCEHVLDPDVPLNVVQILFPDDQNSEELDFQKVDKEQAELSRANFSIIKQDTQAILDLVIKDATQGSESGKTIAFYVLDALISIDHEKYFLNLLQSRGFLRSCFLSISNVSFHDGRRSSDSLHRMFSLEAELAFLLRISHKYGKQGAQVLFTMGALEHVGACREINMPIKGSLRNIDAISKRGTSMNFDINRMIIVPILRLVFSLTSLIDVSEFLEVKNKVVREVIDFVKGHQFIFDQVLQEDVSLADELTLEQINLVVGILTKVWPYEESSEYGFVQGLFGMTRALYSHDDSGSLTSFQNQQKSELNIFRLCFSVSSYLYFLVTKKSLRLQVSDDGKNSNTSTRRQQPTLNLLVFFLNSVTEALERAGEEKTILLNKIQDINELSRQEVDEIISTCTKQNSIVPSSDNILKRRYIAMVEMCRITGNRDQLITLLVLLAENILNTVLVHFQDSQLMSGEDEDESLLCGKLVDVLERLEVLSEEKTGQNLKIFRRLASSLKEMAIQKLTL; this comes from the exons ATGGTGTCTCCAAAGCAGCTCCTTTCAACCATAGAGTCGTCTCTTCTCAGTTCCACAACTCCCACGCCGTCGCAGAGAGTCGAGCTCTTTCATGCCATTCGCCAATCATTCCCTTCTCTCAAGTCCCTCCTCTCATATCCA CCTCCAAGGTCATCGGACAGAGCAGAAGTTCAGTCTAAAGAAGTCAGACTTCCGGATTCTTCTCCAATTTCTCTTGACGATCAGGATGTTCAGATT GTTTTGAAGTTGAGCGATGATTTACATCTCAATGAAATAGACTGTGTGCGATTGCTTTTAGCAGCTAATCAAGAG TGGGGATTACTAGGACGAGATGCTGTGGAGATTTTGCGTCTTGCAGCGGGTCTTTGGTATTCTGAAAGAAGAGATATAATAACAGCTCTTTATACACTTTTAAGG GCTGTAGTGCTTGACCAGGGTCTGGAAGCTGATCTCTTGGCTGACATTCAAAAATATCTGGAAGATCTTATTTGTTCTGGACTCAGGCAAAGATTAGTTTCTCTCCTGAAG GAACTAAATCGAGAAGAACCTGCTGGTTTGGGTGGGCCACAATCTGACCACTATGTTCTTGATTCAAGAGGCGCCCTTGTGGAAAGGGTGGGGGTTGTATGCAGGGAAAGACTCATTCTTAGTCATTGCCTTGTCCTATCTGTTCTAGTTGTCCGACCAA GCCCAAAAGATATAAAGGATGTGTTTTCTTATCTGAGAGACAGTGCCACTGGACTTGATGGAACTAATGACACACTAAAGCATCAG ATAACTTATAGCCTTCTCTTTTCTCTTGTAATCACCTTCATATCAGACGCACTGGCTGTTGCTTCTGATCAAGTTTCTGTTCTATCTCAAGATGCTTCTTTCAGGCTTGAATTTCAGGAAATT GTGATGGTTCCAAATAATGATCCTGTGGTTGAGGGTTTTGTTAACTGTGTAAGATTTGCATGGGCTGTTCATCTAATGTTGATACAAAATGGAACTGAACGTGGGGATGTCGTATCAAATGCTTCTATGGGTGACACACGGAATATTTTTTCGTGCTTGGAAGTTGTATTTGGAAGCAATGTTTTTCATTTTGTCTTGGACAAGATTCTAAAAACTGCTGCCTATCAG AATGATAACGAGGACATAATCTACATGTACAATGCTTATATGCATAAGCTGATTACATGTTTTCTTTCTAATCCAGTTGCTATGGACAAG GTGAAAGATGCAAAGGAGAAGGCTATGACTGCACTTAATCCATACCGCATGACTGGATCTCAAGAATATTTACTGGAGAGTGGCATGCATGTACAAGATGCTGCTGAAAGACCTCAGCCATTCATTTCTATGTTAGAGTTTGTGAGTGAAATCTATCAG AGAGAACCAGAGTTATTATCAGGAAATGATAGCTTGTGGACATTTGTCAATTTTGCGGGAGAGGATCATAGTAATTTTCAAACTCTTGTGGCCTTTCTGAGAATGCTGAGTACTCTG GCTTCTAATGAGGAAGGTGCCTTGAAGGTTTTTAACTTGCTTCAGGGTAGAACATTCAGGTCTATTGGTTGGAGTACTTTGTTTGATTGTCTATCAATTTATGAAGAGAAGTTTAAGCAGGCCTTTCAGACTGCCGGGGCAGCATTACCAGAGATGCAAGAAGGGGATGCAAAAGCACTTGTTGCCTATTTGGATGTCCTGAAAAAG GTTGTGGAAAATGGGAATCCAGCAGAAAGGAAAAATTGGTTTTCTGATATTGAACCATTGTTCAAGCTCCTTGGTTTTGAGAATGTGCCTCCATATTTGAAG GGTGCTCTACGTAATGCTATATCAACGTTTGTTCGCGTTTCTCCTTCCTTAAGAGACAATATATGGAGTTACCTGGAGCAATATGATCTGCCAGTAGTTGTTGGACCTAATATTGGAAGCAGTGGCCAATCCATGACAACACAG GTGTATGATATGCAGTTTGAGTTAAATGAAATAGAAGCTAGAAAAGAACAATATCCTTCTACAATATCCTTTGTTAACTTGTTGAATACACTTATTGCTGAAGAAAGGGATGTGAGTGATCGAGGACAAAG aTTTATAGGCATATTCTTGTTCATATATGATCATGTTTTCGGGCCGTTCCAGCAAAGAGCCTATGCTGATTTGTCTGAGAAATGGGAATTAGTTATTGCATGTCTTCAACATTTTCGGAT GATGCTCAACATGTATGACATTGAGGAAGACGACATTGATACTATCATTGACCAATCCCAAACAATTGCACAACCTTCTCCACATCAAATGCAGTTACCGACAATTGAGTTACTCAAA GACTTTATGAGTGGAAAAACAGTTTTCCGAAATATTATGAGTATTATTCTACCAGGAGTCTATTCTGTTATTTCTGAGCGTACCAATCAAATGTATGggcctcttcaagaaaaggCAGTGTTGCTCTCTTTGGAAATTATAATCCTTGTGTTTGAGAAGGACTTGATAGTTTCTGACTGCTGGCGCCCTTTATACCAG TCTCTGGATGTAATTCTTTCTCATGATCCCAATCAAATATTGGCTTTACTGGAGTACGTTAGATACGAGTTTCATCCCCAAATTCAACAATGCTCTATTAAGATTATGAGTATCCTAAG TTCTCGTATAGTTGGTCTTGTACAGTTGCTGGTAAAATCCAATGCTGCTAGTTTGTTGATTGAGGATTATGCAGCTTGCCTTGAACTGCGATCAGAAGAGTCCCAGATCATTGAGAACAGCAGCGACGATCCTGGTGTTCTCATATTGCAG CTTCTCATTGATAATATTGGTCGTCCTGCTCCAAACATTACACATTTATTACTAAAGTTCGATCTAGACATTCCTGTGGAAAGAACAATCCTGCAACCTAAATTTCATTACAG CTGCCTCAAGGTTGTTCTTGATATATTAGAAAAGCTCTCAAAGCCTGAGATCAATGCCTTGCTTCATGAGTTTGGTCTACAT CTTCTTTATGAGTTATGCACTGACCCCTTTACATCCGGTCCAACCTTGGATCTGTTGAGCAGTAAAAAGTATCATTTCTTTGTTAAG CACTTGGATACACTTGGCACAGCTCCTCTTCCTAAAAGAAGTGGTAATCAGGCTCTTCGAATCAGCTCCCTTCATCAG CGAGCATGGTTATTGAAGCTTTTAGTCATTGATTTACATGCTGGAGATATGAGCATTTCATGTCATCGAGAAGCATGTCAAACTATCTTGGGTCATGCGTTCGGACATGAACCAATTCTAGATGGTAATGGTTTTGATACATCTAAGTCTCTAGTCCTTCCAATTGGCCCTGACAGTAATGTAACCAGAACAATCAGTAAGAGCAAG GTGTTGGAATTGCTTGAAGTTATCCAATTCAGGTGCCCTGACACTGCTAAGTATTCCCAAATGGtctcaaatatgaaatattgttCCATG GCTGAGGATATCCTAACAAACCCTGCTACCTCAGGTAAGGGAGGTATTTATTACCACTCAGAGCGTGGTGACCGTTTGATTGACCTCGCTGCATTTAGAGACAAACTTTGGCAG AAATTAAACTCTGCTAATCCCACCTCTGGCAGTGGATTAGAGCTCAATGAAGTACGAGATGCCATTCAGCAGCTGCTACGCTGGGGATGGAAGTACAATAAGAATCTTGAAGAACAAGCTGCTCAACTTCATATGTTAACGGGTTGGTCACAGATTATTGAG ATCTCCGCATCCAGAAAAATATCTTTGCTTGAAAATAGATCCGAGATCTTTTTTCA GTTGCTCGATTCCTCTTTGACTGCTTCTGCTTCACCTGACTGTTCCCTTAAGATGGCAGCTGTATTGACTCAG GTGGCCCTTACTTGCATGGCTAAATTACGGGATGAAAGGTTCTTATATCCTGGAGGATTGAACAGCAACACCATTACACCTCTGGATATTATTTTAACCAAGCAGTTATCAAATGGAGCCTGTAACTCTATTCTGCTGAAACTTATTATGGCAATTTTAAGACACGAAACATCTGAAGCAATAAGAAGACG CCAATATGCCTTGCTTCTAAGCTTCCTTCAGTACTGTGAGCATGTGCTCGACCCAGATGTCCCACTCAATGTTGTGCAGATTTTATTCCCCGATGATCAAAATTCCGAAGAACTGGACTTCCAGAAG GTTGACAAAGAGCAAGCTGAATTATCTAGGGCCAACTTCTCTATCATAAAGCAAGACACTCAAGCAATCCTGGATCtg gTTATAAAGGATGCAACTCAAGGAAGCGAATCTGGAAAAACAATTGCATTCTATGTCCTGGATGCACTGATCTCTATTGATCATGAAAAATATTTCTTGAATCTCCTTCAAAGCAGGGGATTCCTTCGGTCTTGTTTTCTGAGTATCAGCAATGTTTCCTTCCAT GATGGAAGGCGCTCATCGGATTCGTTACATCGTATGTTTAGTCTGGAAGCTGAATTGGCTTTTCTGCTGAGAATTAGCCACAAATATGGTAAACAAGGGGCCCAAGTTCTTTTTACGATGGGGGCTTTGGAACATGTTGGTGCTTGCAGGGAAATTAATATGCCAATCAAG GGAAGTTTAAGGAATATTGATGCTATATCAAAACGAGGTACATCAATGAACTTTGACATTAACCGCATGATCATTGTGCCGATTTTGAGGCTGGTTTTCTCGCTCACCTCCTTGATTGATGTATCTGAATTCTTGGAG GTGAAGAATAAAGTTGTCCGTGAAGTAATAGATTTTGTCAAAGGACACCAGTTTATCTTTGATCAAGTTCTTCAAGAAGATGTTAGTTTAGCTGATGAATTGACACTCGAACAGATCAACCTTGTTGTCGGCATTCTAACCAAG GTTTGGCCATATGAAGAGAGCAGTGAGTATGGTTTTGTTCAAGGGCTTTTTGGAATGACTCGAGCTCTATATTCACATGATGATTCTGGATCCCTAACATCCTTTCAG aATCAGCAGAAATCAGAGCTCAACATATTCCGCCTTTGCTTTAGTGTGAGCTCTTATTTGTATTTCCTAGTAACGAAGAAATCGTTAAGGTTACAG GTTTCGGATGATGGTAA